One window of Candidatus Regiella endosymbiont of Tuberolachnus salignus genomic DNA carries:
- the aroC gene encoding chorismate synthase has product MAGNSIGQLFRVTTFGESHGTALGGIVDGVPPGLTLTEEILQRELDRRRPGGSCYTSPRRELDQIRILSGVFEGKTTGTSIGLMIENTDQRPQDYNSIKNIFRPGHADFTYQKKYGTRDYRGGGRSSARETAMRVAAGAIAKHYLSQKFGVKVRGYLAQMGTLYCELKDWDFVEQNPFFCPDESKIAELDTLIRTLKKEGDSIGAKVTIIADNVPVGLGEPVFDRLDADLAHALMSINAVKGVEIGAGFAVVSKKGSENRDEIMPQGFTSNHAGGILGGISTGQALVSHIALKPTSSIRIPGRTINHQGEAATIITGGRHDPCVGIRAVPIAEAMVATVLMDHVLRQRAQCGEPW; this is encoded by the coding sequence ATGGCAGGCAACAGCATTGGGCAACTCTTTCGTGTTACGACCTTTGGCGAGTCTCATGGCACCGCCTTAGGAGGGATTGTTGACGGTGTTCCCCCGGGTCTTACCCTAACCGAAGAGATTTTACAACGGGAACTTGACCGTCGTCGGCCTGGCGGCTCTTGTTACACTTCTCCCCGACGTGAGTTGGATCAAATTCGTATTTTGTCTGGGGTGTTTGAAGGGAAAACAACGGGAACCAGTATTGGATTAATGATTGAAAATACCGATCAACGTCCACAGGATTACAACTCTATTAAAAATATTTTTCGCCCTGGGCATGCTGATTTTACCTATCAGAAAAAATACGGCACTCGTGATTATCGAGGGGGAGGCCGCTCCTCTGCTCGTGAAACCGCCATGCGTGTTGCCGCCGGTGCCATTGCTAAACATTATTTATCTCAAAAATTTGGGGTAAAAGTACGAGGCTACTTAGCGCAAATGGGCACCCTTTACTGTGAATTAAAAGATTGGGATTTTGTCGAACAAAATCCCTTTTTTTGTCCAGACGAAAGCAAAATAGCTGAACTCGATACGTTGATACGAACCCTGAAAAAAGAGGGGGATTCTATTGGCGCTAAAGTGACCATCATTGCTGACAATGTGCCTGTTGGTTTAGGTGAACCTGTTTTTGATCGCCTCGATGCGGATTTAGCGCATGCATTGATGAGTATTAATGCAGTAAAGGGTGTTGAGATAGGAGCCGGTTTTGCGGTGGTTAGCAAAAAAGGCAGTGAAAATCGTGATGAAATAATGCCCCAAGGTTTCACCAGTAATCATGCCGGGGGGATCTTAGGCGGTATTAGTACTGGGCAAGCACTGGTGAGCCACATCGCGTTAAAACCGACTTCAAGTATTAGGATCCCTGGGCGCACAATTAATCATCAGGGTGAGGCAGCCACTATTATTACCGGTGGGCGCCACGACCCCTGTGTTGGCATTCGCGCCGTTCCTATCGCTGAGGCGATGGTAGCCACTGTGTTAATGGATCATGTATTACGTCAAAGAGCACAATGTGGAGAGCCATGGTGA
- the rpoS gene encoding RNA polymerase sigma factor RpoS yields the protein MSKNTLKVNELHEEPDFDEENSALGMFDEKSSMEDEILEDELEEDDLLLQNVTQRVLDATQLYLGEIGYSPLLTAEEEVYFARRALCGDQQSRRRMIESNLRLVVKIARRYGNRGLALLDLIEEGNLGLIRAVEKFDPERGFRFSTYATWWIRQTIERAIMNQTRTIRLPIHIVKELNVYLRTARELAHKLDHEPSAEEIAEQLDRPVDDVSRMLRLNERITSVDSPLGGDSEKALLDILSDDSENGPEDTTQNDDMKHSIVKWLFELNAKQREVLARRFGLLGYEAATLENVGKEIGLTRERVRQIQVEGLRRLREILQTQGLCIEALFRQ from the coding sequence ATGAGTAAAAATACGCTGAAAGTTAACGAGTTACATGAGGAGCCTGATTTTGATGAAGAAAATTCGGCTCTCGGAATGTTTGATGAAAAATCATCAATGGAAGATGAAATTCTTGAAGATGAATTGGAAGAAGATGATCTGCTGCTACAAAATGTTACTCAACGTGTGTTGGATGCAACCCAACTCTATCTTGGTGAAATTGGCTATTCGCCGTTGTTGACTGCGGAAGAAGAAGTTTATTTTGCAAGGCGTGCATTGTGTGGTGATCAACAATCACGGCGACGAATGATAGAAAGTAATTTACGGCTGGTAGTCAAAATTGCGCGACGTTACGGTAATCGTGGTTTAGCGTTGCTTGATTTAATTGAAGAAGGGAATCTTGGTCTGATTCGTGCAGTAGAAAAATTTGATCCTGAACGTGGCTTTCGTTTTTCGACCTACGCCACCTGGTGGATACGTCAAACGATTGAGCGGGCAATTATGAACCAAACCCGAACGATTCGCTTACCCATCCATATTGTAAAAGAATTAAATGTTTATTTGCGTACTGCTCGTGAACTTGCTCATAAATTGGATCATGAACCGAGTGCTGAAGAAATTGCTGAGCAACTCGATAGACCGGTGGATGATGTGAGCCGTATGCTACGTCTTAATGAACGTATCACTTCAGTTGACTCTCCATTAGGGGGAGATTCAGAAAAGGCGTTATTAGATATCCTTTCCGACGATAGTGAAAATGGACCAGAAGATACGACGCAAAATGATGACATGAAGCACAGTATCGTTAAATGGTTATTTGAACTTAATGCAAAACAACGAGAAGTATTGGCTCGTCGTTTTGGTTTGTTGGGATATGAAGCGGCAACGCTTGAAAATGTTGGCAAAGAAATCGGATTAACCCGTGAACGTGTTCGCCAAATACAAGTTGAAGGGCTACGCCGTCTACGTGAAATTCTACAAACCCAGGGTTTATGCATTGAAGCATTATTTAGGCAATAA
- the nlpD gene encoding murein hydrolase activator NlpD gives MSTESPMIILCRVVACTVVALWLVGCSNNVTTPAPIRAASNKNVIQKSAERKKTPQGVINKSVIDKTPVKSPIIYNRSYDTIPKGSYNGDTYTVNHGDTLFYVAWITGNDYRDLASKNNIAEPYHLNVGQSIKLGNGSEPKTSSPLSNKIPATTIDFESTNRYSANPSKQNVGTMLPKSSVFVAKSAISTPNSPKEEASNHKAMVEWKWPADGKIIGNYDPNGNKGIEIAGKRNQSIFAAAKGRVVYSGNALRGYGNLIIIKHSDDYLSAYAHNDAILVKEKQEVVAGQEIATMGNTGTHSVRLHFEIRYQGKSVNPLRYLPQR, from the coding sequence ATGAGCACGGAAAGCCCTATGATTATTTTATGCCGAGTTGTGGCATGTACAGTGGTGGCTTTATGGTTGGTTGGTTGCAGTAATAACGTCACCACCCCTGCTCCGATTAGGGCGGCCAGTAATAAAAATGTGATACAAAAATCAGCTGAGAGAAAAAAAACACCCCAGGGTGTCATTAATAAATCCGTCATTGATAAGACTCCAGTTAAGAGCCCTATCATCTATAATCGTAGTTACGATACTATCCCTAAAGGAAGCTACAACGGTGATACTTATACCGTGAATCATGGTGATACTTTGTTTTATGTTGCCTGGATAACGGGAAATGATTACCGTGATTTAGCCAGTAAGAATAATATTGCTGAACCTTATCACCTCAACGTTGGGCAATCCATTAAATTAGGCAATGGATCCGAGCCAAAAACCTCATCTCCTCTCTCGAATAAAATACCAGCCACAACAATTGATTTTGAATCAACTAACAGGTACTCTGCAAATCCAAGTAAACAAAATGTTGGTACAATGTTACCAAAAAGTTCCGTTTTTGTTGCTAAATCAGCTATTAGCACACCAAACTCTCCTAAAGAAGAGGCTAGTAATCACAAAGCTATGGTCGAATGGAAATGGCCAGCCGACGGAAAAATCATCGGCAACTACGATCCAAACGGTAATAAAGGAATAGAAATCGCAGGTAAGCGCAACCAGTCTATATTTGCGGCGGCTAAGGGCAGGGTCGTCTATTCTGGCAACGCGCTACGTGGTTACGGTAATTTGATCATCATTAAACACAGTGATGATTATCTCAGTGCTTATGCTCACAACGATGCAATATTGGTCAAAGAAAAACAAGAAGTCGTAGCAGGGCAAGAAATAGCAACCATGGGTAATACGGGAACCCATTCAGTTAGATTGCATTTTGAAATTCGTTATCAAGGGAAATCCGTCAACCCGCTGCGTTATCTCCCGCAGCGATAA
- a CDS encoding YfcL family protein, translating into MLEKFETRILAQIDDMVEYADTDNLFASGYLCGHVTLAVAQAKEHGEHSVEQLHIRVKRSLEKAVKAGELSPPDQRLVFNMWHYLLHQAQHEER; encoded by the coding sequence ATGCTCGAAAAATTTGAAACGCGAATTTTAGCTCAAATCGATGATATGGTGGAATATGCTGACACTGATAATTTATTTGCCAGTGGTTACTTATGTGGCCATGTTACGCTTGCGGTTGCGCAAGCAAAAGAGCATGGTGAACATTCTGTTGAACAGCTGCATATTCGGGTAAAACGTAGTTTAGAAAAAGCAGTGAAGGCCGGTGAGTTATCGCCTCCGGATCAAAGATTGGTATTTAATATGTGGCATTACTTGTTACACCAAGCTCAACATGAAGAGCGTTAG
- a CDS encoding elongation factor P hydroxylase — MVIHHYQQLITIFNQCFANSDNTRLLKGDDEPIYLPADETTPYHRVIFAHGFYASALHEVAHWCIAGEKRRQLVDYGYWYCPDGRDLQTQHQFENVEIKPQALEWLFCVASDFPFNVSCDNLQGDCEPDRLAFQHRVRQQVLSYLQYGIAPRAQYFIRALQLFYQTPPLAAIHFKEERYARKI, encoded by the coding sequence ATGGTGATCCATCATTATCAACAATTAATCACTATTTTTAATCAATGCTTTGCCAATAGTGACAATACCAGATTATTAAAGGGAGATGACGAACCGATATATCTACCGGCCGATGAAACAACACCCTATCATCGGGTGATTTTTGCGCATGGTTTTTATGCGAGTGCTCTGCATGAAGTGGCTCATTGGTGTATTGCTGGAGAAAAACGTCGACAATTAGTTGATTATGGTTATTGGTATTGTCCAGATGGACGTGATCTTCAAACCCAACATCAATTTGAAAATGTGGAGATAAAACCTCAAGCGCTAGAATGGTTATTTTGTGTGGCGTCGGATTTTCCTTTTAACGTGAGTTGTGACAATCTGCAAGGAGACTGTGAGCCGGATCGGCTCGCTTTCCAACATCGTGTTCGTCAACAGGTATTGTCATATTTACAATATGGGATTGCTCCTCGTGCTCAGTACTTTATCCGCGCGTTGCAACTGTTTTATCAAACACCGCCGCTGGCCGCAATACATTTTAAGGAAGAGAGATATGCTCGAAAAATTTGA
- the prmB gene encoding 50S ribosomal protein L3 N(5)-glutamine methyltransferase: MNKMAIDDTVRELHSIGDMLRWAVSRFNSADLYYGHGADNPWDEALQLILATLYLPIEMPTEIRSSRLTLSERRLIIERINRRVDERIPVAYLTHQAWFCEREYYVDERVLVPRSPIGELINKKFATLLPRTPKHILDLCTGSGCIAIACAHAFAQADIDAVDISEEVLAVTEYNIQQHAVEQQVTPILSDLFHALPPIQYDLIVTNPPYVDTEDMANLPPEFCFEPKLGLAAGEDGLELVLRILAWAPDFLQDDGVLICEVGNSMMHLIRQYPDVAFTWLTFEHGGDGVFMLTKQQLQQYHHYFSCYTQ, from the coding sequence TTGAATAAAATGGCGATCGATGACACGGTAAGAGAACTGCACAGCATTGGAGATATGTTGCGTTGGGCAGTGAGCCGATTTAATAGCGCCGATCTTTATTATGGCCACGGCGCTGATAATCCCTGGGATGAAGCACTACAACTGATTTTGGCTACTTTATATTTACCAATAGAAATGCCGACAGAGATCCGCTCTTCCCGTTTAACATTAAGTGAACGACGGCTAATTATCGAGCGGATAAACCGGCGGGTCGATGAACGTATCCCTGTGGCCTATTTGACTCATCAAGCGTGGTTTTGCGAGAGGGAGTATTATGTTGATGAACGGGTTTTAGTACCACGTTCACCCATTGGTGAATTAATCAACAAAAAGTTTGCTACTTTATTACCGCGCACACCTAAACATATTTTGGATCTCTGTACTGGCAGTGGCTGTATCGCTATTGCTTGTGCCCATGCCTTTGCACAAGCAGACATCGATGCGGTCGATATTTCAGAGGAGGTTTTAGCAGTAACCGAATACAATATTCAGCAGCACGCTGTCGAGCAGCAAGTGACTCCGATCCTTTCTGATTTATTTCACGCCTTGCCGCCGATTCAATATGATCTTATTGTCACCAATCCGCCTTATGTCGATACTGAAGATATGGCAAATTTGCCGCCAGAATTTTGTTTTGAACCTAAATTGGGCTTAGCGGCAGGGGAGGATGGTCTGGAATTAGTGCTTCGGATCTTGGCTTGGGCTCCCGATTTTTTACAAGATGATGGGGTGTTAATTTGTGAAGTGGGTAATAGTATGATGCATTTAATCAGACAATATCCGGATGTAGCGTTCACCTGGTTAACTTTTGAACATGGCGGTGACGGTGTCTTCATGCTCACTAAACAACAATTGCAGCAATATCATCATTATTTCAGTTGCTATACTCAATGA
- the recJ gene encoding single-stranded-DNA-specific exonuclease RecJ: MIMKTQLRRRDVQLEAHLPRLHSLLRRLYVSRGVKETQELERGVKGLLLWQQLAGIDTAVDLLQQTMETGQCIVIVGDFDADGATSTALAVLALRSMGAKDVKYLVPNRFEEGYGLSPMIVERVARQNAALIVTVDNGISSHAGVELAHQKGIRVLVTDHHLPGETLPNADAIINPNLKHCCFPSKSLAGVGVTFYLMLALRARLKNEGWFAVKTLPIPNLAELLDLVALGTVADVVPLDSNNRILVHQGLSRIRAKRCRPGIQALLDVAKRDAKNLVASDLGFFLGPRLNAAGRLDDMSIGVELLLSDDPLAARILAEELNTLNQERREIEQGMQLEALALCNALEDPNHILPYGIAMYHKKWHQGVVGILASRIKERFHRPVIAFAPAGDGMLKGSGRSIMGLHLRDVLEQLNTQNPGLISKFGGHAMAAGLMLAENKFEEFRQRFADLVAGCLDASQLEGVIWSDGELSIDELSQETAELLREAGPWGQAFPEPIFDGQFRILQQRLVGEQHLKLILQSVLGGPLLDGIAFNIDTKLWPNSATVAANLAYKLDINEFKGRRKLQLLVQQLWPV; encoded by the coding sequence ATGATAATGAAAACTCAACTACGCCGTCGTGATGTGCAACTTGAAGCGCATCTTCCTCGACTTCATTCATTATTGCGTCGTTTATATGTCTCGCGTGGTGTCAAAGAAACACAAGAGTTAGAACGGGGAGTCAAAGGTTTGCTGTTATGGCAGCAATTGGCGGGAATTGATACCGCGGTCGATCTATTACAACAGACGATGGAGACAGGTCAGTGTATCGTTATCGTTGGAGATTTTGATGCTGATGGTGCAACCAGTACTGCGTTGGCGGTGTTGGCACTGCGCAGTATGGGGGCAAAGGATGTGAAATACTTGGTGCCTAACCGTTTTGAAGAAGGTTACGGACTGAGCCCCATGATAGTCGAGCGCGTAGCCCGCCAAAATGCAGCATTGATTGTTACGGTAGATAATGGCATTTCTTCTCATGCCGGTGTCGAATTAGCGCATCAAAAGGGAATACGCGTTCTAGTGACGGATCACCATCTGCCAGGAGAAACTTTACCCAACGCCGACGCTATCATCAATCCCAATTTAAAACATTGTTGCTTTCCTTCTAAGTCTCTTGCTGGGGTAGGGGTGACATTTTATTTGATGTTGGCATTACGTGCTCGACTCAAAAATGAAGGGTGGTTTGCAGTAAAAACACTACCGATACCTAATTTAGCTGAATTACTCGATTTAGTGGCTTTAGGCACGGTGGCGGATGTGGTTCCATTGGACAGTAATAATCGTATTTTAGTACATCAAGGTTTGAGCCGTATCCGCGCCAAAAGATGTCGGCCTGGCATCCAAGCTTTATTGGATGTTGCTAAGCGAGATGCCAAAAATTTAGTCGCTAGTGATTTAGGTTTTTTTCTTGGTCCACGACTCAATGCGGCAGGGCGCTTAGATGATATGTCGATTGGCGTTGAGTTGTTATTGAGCGACGATCCCCTCGCAGCTCGGATATTAGCGGAAGAGCTAAATACTCTCAATCAGGAAAGGCGTGAAATCGAACAAGGGATGCAACTAGAAGCATTAGCATTGTGTAATGCCTTAGAAGACCCAAATCACATACTGCCTTATGGTATTGCTATGTATCATAAAAAATGGCATCAAGGTGTCGTTGGCATTTTAGCATCCCGTATTAAAGAACGCTTTCATCGCCCCGTTATCGCTTTCGCGCCTGCCGGCGATGGGATGTTAAAAGGCTCTGGCCGATCGATCATGGGTTTACATTTGCGTGATGTATTAGAGCAGCTGAATACACAAAACCCTGGGTTGATATCAAAATTTGGCGGCCATGCGATGGCGGCAGGATTAATGCTGGCAGAAAATAAATTTGAAGAATTCCGTCAGCGCTTTGCAGATTTGGTTGCCGGATGCTTGGATGCATCCCAGCTTGAAGGGGTCATTTGGTCTGATGGTGAACTTTCTATCGACGAATTGTCACAAGAAACCGCGGAGTTATTGCGTGAAGCCGGCCCTTGGGGTCAAGCTTTTCCTGAGCCGATTTTTGATGGTCAATTTCGTATTTTGCAACAACGATTGGTCGGTGAACAGCATCTAAAATTAATATTGCAATCGGTGTTAGGGGGGCCTCTACTCGATGGCATTGCGTTCAATATTGATACTAAATTATGGCCGAATAGCGCCACTGTAGCAGCAAATCTGGCTTATAAATTAGATATTAATGAATTTAAGGGCAGAAGAAAATTGCAGCTGTTAGTACAACAACTTTGGCCTGTTTGA